One Syntrophales bacterium genomic region harbors:
- a CDS encoding efflux RND transporter permease subunit, with protein MEGIGISGNIAKAFIKSKLTPLVIIASLLLGLLAVVITPREEEPQILVPMIDIFVAYPGASPQEVEARVTKPMEKLLWEIKGVEYVYSIVKPGFNLTIVRFYVGQGMEESIVNLNNKLSSNFDRMPPGVMPPLVKQRSIDDVPILTLTLWSDSDRYSGYELRRIGAEVCDEIKKNQDVSEFSLIGGQKRQVLITLDPAKLKAYHLSSFQIMGALQKANFRLPSGSFPTGNREYLVETGAFLKNSEDVGSVVAGVFNGRPVTLRDVATIADGPEEPSNYVFMGLGAAAAQKGIKSEAAGQKEAVTITIAKKKGANASLVAHEALAKVEALKGKLIPGDVNVTVTRNYGDTAKEKSDELLKHMLLATIAVIILIALTLGWREAVVVAVAVPVTLALTLLINYLYGYTLNRVTLFALIFSIGILVDDAIVVVENIHRHFKLHKIEPLTAVLAVAEVGNPTILATLAVIAALLPMAFVSGLMGPYMRPIPVGASAAMIFSLLVAFIVSPWLSYIVLKNVKKTDVTEEGGKMFRIYKRILGPLLESRFKRMLALGSVVFLLLLVVMLVPLKKVTVKMLPFDNKSELQVIIDLPEGTTLEETAAMAREMGEYLKTVPEVTDYQTYVGTAAPYNFNGLVRHYFLRAGSTVADLQVNFVAKEERKEQSHGIAKRLRPNLKKIGDRYGARVKVAEIPPGPPVLSTLVAEIYGPDDKRRIEIAREIKKVFTETDGVVDVDWYVEEDQPKISLAVDQDKAARAGVTAEAVSQSLRIALNGMGAGVVHLDKEKEPVELFLRMPLAKRADIASLESIGMPTPGGAMIPLSELVKRQDGFEEKTIYHKNLKNVTYVLGDVAGTEESPVYAIMKMKKTIEKMKLPEGYGLKQYSTVQPWLEDTYSMKWDGEWHITYEVFRDLGLAFAAVLILIYVLIVAWFKNFITPLIIMAPIPLTLVGILPGHWLFGAFFTATSMIGFIALAGIIVRNSILLIDFVEMEWRDKGHLENALIMAGAVRFRPIVLTAAAVVVGSFVMLFDPIFQGLAIAMMFGAVGATALTLIAVPLLYFEFFQKKTCPMAEQMEESCEEEKEQK; from the coding sequence ATGGAAGGTATCGGAATATCGGGAAATATTGCCAAGGCGTTTATCAAATCCAAGCTGACGCCGCTTGTGATCATTGCCTCTCTGCTGCTCGGGTTGCTGGCGGTCGTTATCACCCCGCGCGAAGAGGAGCCGCAGATCCTCGTGCCGATGATCGACATCTTCGTCGCCTATCCGGGGGCTTCGCCGCAGGAAGTGGAAGCCCGGGTTACAAAACCCATGGAAAAGCTGCTGTGGGAAATCAAAGGGGTGGAATATGTTTACTCCATCGTCAAGCCCGGCTTCAATCTGACGATTGTCCGTTTTTATGTGGGGCAGGGCATGGAGGAGAGCATTGTCAACCTGAACAACAAGCTTTCGTCCAACTTCGATCGGATGCCGCCGGGCGTAATGCCGCCGCTGGTCAAGCAGCGTTCCATTGACGACGTTCCGATTCTCACGCTGACCCTTTGGAGCGACAGCGACCGCTACTCCGGCTATGAACTCCGGCGGATCGGCGCCGAGGTTTGCGACGAAATCAAGAAGAATCAGGACGTATCCGAGTTTTCGCTGATCGGCGGGCAGAAACGGCAGGTTTTAATTACGCTGGATCCGGCGAAGCTCAAGGCTTACCATTTGTCCTCCTTCCAGATCATGGGCGCGCTGCAGAAGGCAAACTTCCGTCTTCCTTCCGGCTCTTTCCCGACCGGAAACAGGGAATACCTCGTGGAAACGGGGGCTTTTCTGAAAAACAGCGAAGATGTGGGCAGCGTAGTCGCCGGTGTTTTTAACGGCCGACCCGTAACCTTGCGGGATGTGGCCACGATTGCCGACGGTCCGGAAGAACCGTCTAATTATGTTTTCATGGGACTGGGAGCGGCGGCGGCCCAAAAGGGAATCAAAAGCGAGGCGGCAGGACAGAAAGAGGCTGTTACCATCACCATCGCCAAGAAAAAAGGCGCCAACGCCAGCCTTGTTGCGCACGAGGCGCTGGCAAAGGTGGAGGCGCTGAAGGGCAAGCTCATCCCCGGGGATGTGAACGTCACTGTAACCCGGAATTACGGCGATACGGCCAAAGAGAAATCCGACGAGCTGCTGAAGCATATGTTGCTGGCCACCATCGCCGTGATAATCCTGATTGCGCTGACCCTCGGCTGGCGGGAGGCTGTTGTGGTCGCGGTCGCCGTCCCGGTGACGCTGGCCCTGACGCTTTTGATCAACTACCTCTACGGCTACACTTTGAACCGGGTGACCCTTTTTGCGCTGATCTTTTCAATCGGCATCCTGGTTGACGACGCCATCGTCGTCGTGGAAAACATCCATCGCCACTTCAAGCTCCACAAGATCGAACCGCTAACCGCCGTCCTGGCAGTGGCCGAGGTGGGCAATCCCACCATCCTGGCCACGCTGGCGGTGATCGCCGCGCTACTTCCGATGGCCTTCGTCTCCGGCCTGATGGGGCCCTATATGCGCCCGATACCGGTCGGCGCGTCGGCGGCGATGATCTTTTCGCTGCTGGTTGCCTTTATCGTCAGCCCGTGGCTCAGCTACATCGTCCTGAAGAACGTGAAAAAGACCGATGTAACCGAAGAGGGCGGAAAAATGTTCCGCATTTACAAAAGGATCCTGGGGCCCCTGCTGGAGAGTAGATTCAAGCGGATGCTGGCTCTGGGGAGTGTCGTCTTTCTGCTGCTTTTGGTCGTCATGCTGGTTCCCCTCAAGAAGGTCACCGTCAAGATGCTGCCCTTTGACAACAAGAGCGAACTCCAGGTCATCATCGATCTGCCGGAGGGGACAACCCTGGAAGAAACGGCGGCGATGGCCCGAGAGATGGGGGAATATCTGAAAACCGTCCCGGAGGTCACCGATTATCAGACCTATGTTGGAACGGCCGCCCCTTATAACTTCAACGGTCTGGTGCGCCACTACTTTCTGCGCGCCGGCAGCACAGTCGCCGACCTTCAGGTGAATTTTGTCGCCAAGGAAGAGAGGAAAGAACAGAGCCATGGGATCGCCAAGCGGCTGCGGCCGAACTTGAAGAAAATCGGCGACCGCTACGGCGCCCGGGTCAAGGTGGCGGAAATTCCTCCCGGGCCGCCTGTCCTAAGCACGCTGGTGGCGGAGATATACGGTCCCGATGACAAGCGGCGAATCGAGATTGCCCGCGAGATTAAAAAGGTCTTTACGGAGACCGACGGCGTGGTCGATGTGGACTGGTACGTGGAGGAAGACCAGCCCAAGATAAGTTTGGCGGTGGATCAGGACAAGGCGGCCCGGGCCGGGGTCACTGCCGAGGCGGTTTCTCAGAGTTTGAGAATTGCGTTGAATGGAATGGGCGCCGGAGTTGTCCATCTGGATAAAGAAAAGGAACCGGTAGAACTCTTTCTGCGGATGCCGCTTGCGAAGAGGGCCGATATCGCTTCCTTGGAATCGATCGGGATGCCGACTCCTGGAGGGGCCATGATTCCGCTTTCTGAGCTGGTGAAGCGTCAGGACGGCTTCGAGGAAAAGACAATCTACCACAAGAACCTCAAAAACGTGACCTATGTCCTGGGGGATGTAGCCGGAACGGAGGAGAGCCCGGTTTACGCGATTATGAAGATGAAGAAAACAATCGAAAAGATGAAGCTGCCCGAAGGCTACGGCCTGAAACAATACTCCACCGTTCAGCCCTGGCTGGAGGACACATACTCGATGAAGTGGGATGGAGAGTGGCACATAACCTACGAGGTGTTCCGGGATTTGGGGCTGGCCTTTGCCGCGGTGCTGATCCTGATTTATGTCCTCATCGTTGCCTGGTTCAAGAATTTCATCACGCCGCTTATCATCATGGCGCCGATCCCGCTGACCCTGGTGGGGATTCTGCCCGGTCACTGGCTTTTCGGCGCCTTTTTCACGGCCACCTCGATGATCGGCTTTATCGCCCTCGCGGGGATAATTGTAAGAAATTCCATCCTCCTCATTGATTTTGTCGAGATGGAGTGGCGCGACAAGGGGCATTTGGAAAACGCGCTGATCATGGCCGGCGCTGTCCGCTTCCGGCCGATTGTCCTGACCGCCGCGGCCGTTGTGGTCGGCTCGTTCGTGATGCTCTTCGACCCGATCTTTCAGGGGCTCGCGATCGCGATGATGTTCGGCGCTGTCGGCGCCACAGCCTTGACGCTGATCGCGGTGCCGCTCCTCTATTTTGAGTTTTTCCAGAAAAAAACCTGCCCGATGGCCGAACAGATGGAGGAAAGCTGCGAAGAGGAAAAGGAACAGAAATGA
- the trxA gene encoding thioredoxin — translation METKEFVGHANDVTFELALLKTDKPLVIDFWAPWCGPCRAIAPALEEVGKAYGGRVKVIKVNVDESPKTTEHYGIRNIPTLLFFWEGKVRETITGMTTKEKLAAFIDRNLPG, via the coding sequence ATGGAAACGAAAGAGTTTGTCGGACACGCCAATGATGTCACCTTCGAATTGGCTCTGTTAAAAACGGACAAACCGCTGGTGATCGATTTCTGGGCGCCCTGGTGCGGGCCCTGCAGAGCAATCGCTCCGGCGCTGGAAGAGGTCGGCAAGGCTTACGGCGGGCGGGTAAAGGTAATAAAGGTGAACGTTGACGAGTCTCCGAAAACCACCGAGCATTACGGGATCCGGAACATACCGACGCTGCTGTTTTTTTGGGAGGGAAAAGTCCGGGAAACCATCACCGGCATGACGACCAAAGAGAAGCTTGCAGCTTTCATCGACCGGAACCTGCCCGGATAA